In the Marinomonas algicola genome, one interval contains:
- a CDS encoding NAD(P)/FAD-dependent oxidoreductase: MSSKTLKEHLVIVGAGMAGSRLASKVQAEFPDRFTITLIGEEPEAGYNRIMLSSFLAQECGLEELMLIDMEQFLENQGVVIAANPAIDINLNSKQVLLRNGELIHFDKLVMATGSRSSCLSVKGSDADNVIGFRNLQDVSLMTRLKSESRVVVIGGGLLGLEAAVGLVKQGNKVTLLHRAGFLLNRQLDEVSANLLMNRLSSMGIEFRLGASTKAFNILPGQVSQAGSVSLSSGEEIEADLFVVATGIDPEISLAKRAGLNINRAIIVNEFLETSEKNVFAIGECSEFEGQTFGLVAPIWSQLDSLLSALSDRQKAFSVEPVPTKLKVSGVHVFSVGTTCTINDEGVIQYIDHVLNHYRKLIVKDGKLVGAILYGNVADGGWYFQLIQNQTDVSTMLDTLIFGEAYCEKRAA, encoded by the coding sequence GTGAGCTCAAAGACATTAAAAGAACATTTAGTCATTGTTGGTGCTGGGATGGCGGGCAGTCGTCTTGCTTCAAAAGTACAGGCCGAATTTCCCGATCGTTTTACGATCACATTAATTGGTGAGGAGCCAGAAGCTGGCTATAACCGAATTATGCTTTCTTCTTTTCTCGCACAAGAATGTGGACTTGAAGAACTGATGTTAATTGATATGGAGCAATTTTTAGAAAACCAAGGTGTTGTTATAGCGGCTAACCCTGCCATCGACATCAATTTAAACTCTAAACAAGTCCTTCTGCGTAATGGGGAATTAATTCACTTTGATAAATTAGTAATGGCAACAGGCTCACGTTCAAGTTGTTTATCTGTCAAAGGATCGGATGCTGATAACGTCATTGGCTTTCGTAATTTGCAAGATGTGTCTCTAATGACCCGTTTGAAATCGGAAAGTCGAGTCGTCGTGATTGGTGGAGGGTTGCTTGGACTGGAGGCGGCTGTTGGGTTAGTTAAGCAGGGGAATAAGGTGACTTTATTACACCGAGCGGGTTTTTTGCTAAACCGCCAACTTGATGAGGTATCGGCAAACTTGCTTATGAATCGGTTATCTTCCATGGGGATAGAATTTCGCCTAGGGGCAAGCACAAAGGCGTTCAATATCTTACCAGGACAGGTATCACAAGCGGGTTCTGTCTCTCTGTCTTCTGGAGAAGAGATTGAAGCGGATCTTTTTGTGGTGGCCACTGGCATTGATCCTGAAATCAGTTTGGCCAAGCGCGCTGGATTGAATATAAATCGTGCCATTATAGTAAATGAGTTTTTAGAAACTTCTGAGAAAAATGTATTTGCTATTGGTGAATGCAGTGAATTTGAAGGTCAAACTTTTGGCTTAGTTGCCCCTATTTGGAGTCAATTGGACAGTTTGTTATCGGCTTTGTCAGATAGACAAAAAGCGTTTTCTGTAGAGCCTGTACCTACGAAATTAAAAGTGTCAGGAGTGCATGTTTTCTCGGTTGGGACTACTTGCACTATCAACGACGAAGGCGTGATTCAATACATTGATCACGTTTTAAATCACTATCGCAAACTGATTGTCAAAGACGGCAAATTAGTAGGCGCAATTCTATATGGCAATGTCGCCGATGGTGGCTGGTACTTTCAGCTTATTCAAAATCAGACAGATGTGTCGACCATGTTAGACACACTTATTTTTGGTGAAGCTTATTGCGAAAAAAGAGCAGCCTAA
- a CDS encoding ABC transporter ATP-binding protein yields MMHLDISNVSIEFPTPKGPFKALDKVSLKITKGEFVSLIGHSGCGKSTVLNIVAGLYDATEGGILLDGKEVRGPGPERAVVFQNHSLLPWLTTYQNVELAVKQVFKGTKSKKEMHNWILHNLDLVQMTHAMDKRPAEISGGMKQRVGIARALAMEPSVLLMDEPFGALDALTRAHLQDSLMEIQKDLNNTVIMITHDVDEAVLLSDRIVMMTNGPAATVGEILTVDLERPRNRLELADNPKYVQYRAQVLKFLYEKQRKIEPIVKPAKASKMALDRADKAAS; encoded by the coding sequence ATGATGCATTTAGACATAAGTAACGTATCGATCGAATTTCCAACCCCTAAGGGGCCATTCAAAGCACTTGATAAAGTATCTTTGAAGATCACTAAAGGCGAGTTTGTTTCTTTGATTGGCCATTCTGGCTGTGGTAAATCAACGGTTTTGAATATTGTTGCAGGATTATACGATGCAACCGAAGGTGGTATTTTATTAGATGGTAAAGAGGTGCGTGGCCCAGGTCCAGAAAGAGCGGTGGTCTTTCAAAACCATTCTTTATTGCCTTGGTTAACCACCTACCAGAATGTTGAGTTAGCCGTTAAACAAGTGTTTAAAGGCACAAAGAGCAAAAAAGAAATGCATAACTGGATTTTACATAATCTTGATCTTGTCCAAATGACTCATGCAATGGATAAACGTCCTGCAGAGATTTCTGGTGGAATGAAACAACGTGTAGGGATTGCGAGAGCATTAGCTATGGAACCATCGGTGTTGTTAATGGATGAGCCCTTTGGTGCGCTAGATGCCTTAACAAGGGCACATTTACAAGATTCCTTAATGGAAATACAAAAAGATCTTAATAATACCGTCATTATGATTACCCACGATGTTGATGAGGCCGTGTTGTTATCCGATCGAATTGTCATGATGACAAATGGTCCTGCGGCGACAGTGGGTGAAATATTAACGGTTGATTTAGAGCGGCCACGCAACCGTCTTGAGTTGGCTGATAACCCTAAATACGTTCAATATCGTGCACAAGTATTGAAATTTCTTTATGAAAAACAGCGCAAAATAGAACCTATTGTTAAGCCTGCAAAGGCATCAAAAATGGCTTTAGATAGAGCAGATAAAGCCGCCTCCTAA
- a CDS encoding ABC transporter permease, giving the protein MIKQNAYAAVFGGVKEALSIKNWLFPLLGIVVFLALWNTSASRINTSLGEFPSPVVVYQQWNSLVNDHIEEREKEVAFYERQDVRNAKKLANDPDYIAKKRPYTGKPTFFDQIFTSLYTVLAGFGLASLIAIPMGILIGLNGHIYSALNPIIQVFKPVSPLAWLPLVTMVVSATYVTDDPMFAKSFLTSMFTVTLCCMWPTLINTAVGVAAIEQDLLNVSKVLRLNWLTHVTKIVIPSSIPMMFTGLRLSLGIAWMVLIAAEMLAQNPGLGKFVWDEFQNGSSNSLGRIMVAVIVIGFIGFLLDRVMLMIQRLSSWDKTQVLR; this is encoded by the coding sequence ATGATAAAACAAAACGCATATGCCGCGGTTTTTGGTGGGGTGAAAGAGGCCCTATCAATAAAAAACTGGTTGTTTCCATTGTTGGGGATAGTCGTATTTCTCGCCTTATGGAATACATCGGCCAGCCGTATTAATACTTCTCTGGGGGAGTTTCCTAGCCCTGTTGTAGTGTACCAGCAATGGAATAGCTTGGTGAATGATCATATAGAAGAGAGAGAAAAGGAAGTTGCTTTTTACGAGCGTCAAGACGTGAGGAATGCTAAAAAATTAGCAAACGACCCTGATTATATCGCTAAAAAAAGACCTTATACTGGTAAACCAACCTTCTTTGACCAAATATTTACCAGCTTGTACACAGTGTTAGCTGGCTTTGGTTTAGCCAGTTTAATTGCTATACCTATGGGAATACTCATTGGTTTGAACGGCCACATTTACAGTGCGCTTAACCCTATCATTCAAGTGTTTAAACCCGTATCTCCCCTAGCATGGTTGCCCTTGGTAACTATGGTTGTTAGCGCAACTTATGTTACAGACGACCCTATGTTTGCTAAATCATTTTTAACATCCATGTTTACCGTTACTTTATGTTGTATGTGGCCAACGTTAATTAATACGGCGGTTGGGGTGGCGGCTATAGAGCAAGATTTATTGAATGTATCGAAAGTCCTAAGACTTAACTGGTTAACCCATGTGACAAAAATTGTTATTCCTTCTTCAATTCCAATGATGTTTACCGGACTCAGGTTGTCTTTAGGCATTGCTTGGATGGTGTTGATTGCCGCAGAAATGTTGGCGCAAAACCCAGGTTTAGGGAAATTTGTTTGGGATGAATTTCAGAATGGTAGCTCGAATTCCCTAGGGCGAATTATGGTCGCTGTTATTGTTATCGGTTTTATCGGTTTTTTACTGGATAGAGTGATGTTAATGATTCAACGATTGTCTTCTTGGGACAAAACGCAAGTTTTAAGGTAA
- a CDS encoding CmpA/NrtA family ABC transporter substrate-binding protein: MSSVVIGTTISSNLVFAEIGEPEKEDLTFGFIKLTDMAPLAIAYEKGYFEDEGLYVTLEAQANWKVLLDRVIDGQLDGAHMLAGQPLGATIGYGTEAHIVTAFSMDLNGNAITVSNDVWSKMKQNIPHDSDGKPVHPIRASSLKPVIDELKAEGKPFNMGMVFPVSTHNYELRYWLAAGGIHPGYYAPSKGDVSGQINADAFLSVTPPPQMPSTMEAGTIHGYCVGEPWNQQAVFKGIGVPVITDYEIWKNNPEKVFGVSHSWAEENPNTHIRVVKAMIRAAKWLDEENNANRPEAVKILSKSQYVGADYDVIANSMTGTFEYEKGDKRDIPDFNVFFRHNATYPYYSDAIWYLTQMRRWGQIDQFKPDSWYLDIAKKVYRPDIYSIAVNELITDGVVEAADFPDLESETGFKPPQTEFIDGVTYDGRFPNKYLDSFSIGLKGKEDI, from the coding sequence ATGAGCAGTGTCGTAATAGGGACGACTATTTCTAGTAATCTTGTTTTTGCTGAAATTGGTGAGCCTGAGAAAGAAGATCTTACCTTCGGTTTCATTAAATTAACCGACATGGCGCCTTTGGCGATTGCTTATGAAAAAGGCTATTTTGAAGATGAGGGACTGTACGTCACACTTGAGGCTCAAGCAAACTGGAAAGTGTTATTAGATCGAGTAATTGATGGGCAGTTAGATGGAGCGCACATGCTGGCAGGTCAACCTCTTGGCGCAACCATCGGATATGGAACAGAAGCCCATATTGTTACGGCATTCAGTATGGACTTGAACGGTAATGCCATTACTGTCTCTAATGATGTCTGGTCAAAAATGAAACAAAACATTCCACATGATAGTGACGGAAAGCCGGTTCACCCAATTCGTGCTAGTTCACTTAAGCCTGTTATTGATGAATTAAAAGCGGAGGGTAAGCCATTTAATATGGGAATGGTGTTCCCAGTCTCGACACACAACTATGAATTACGTTATTGGTTAGCTGCTGGGGGGATTCATCCTGGATATTATGCACCGTCAAAAGGTGATGTGAGTGGCCAAATAAATGCCGATGCCTTTCTTTCTGTTACGCCTCCACCTCAAATGCCATCAACGATGGAAGCTGGCACTATCCATGGATATTGTGTTGGCGAGCCATGGAATCAACAGGCTGTGTTTAAAGGGATTGGTGTTCCTGTTATTACCGATTATGAAATTTGGAAAAACAATCCCGAAAAAGTGTTTGGCGTCAGCCATAGTTGGGCGGAAGAGAATCCAAATACGCATATTCGAGTCGTAAAAGCGATGATTCGAGCGGCCAAATGGCTTGATGAAGAGAACAATGCTAACCGTCCTGAAGCCGTTAAAATCTTATCAAAAAGCCAGTACGTTGGTGCAGACTACGATGTGATTGCCAACAGTATGACTGGAACGTTTGAATACGAGAAAGGTGATAAGCGTGATATCCCAGACTTTAATGTCTTCTTTCGTCACAACGCCACGTACCCCTATTACAGTGATGCGATCTGGTATCTAACTCAAATGCGCCGTTGGGGACAAATCGATCAATTTAAGCCAGATTCCTGGTACTTAGATATCGCTAAAAAAGTCTACCGCCCTGATATTTATTCCATTGCTGTTAATGAATTAATAACGGACGGCGTGGTAGAAGCGGCGGATTTTCCTGATTTAGAGAGTGAAACAGGCTTTAAGCCACCGCAAACAGAATTTATAGACGGTGTTACTTATGATGGCCGCTTTCCTAATAAATACCTTGATAGTTTTTCAATTGGCCTTAAAGGTAAAGAAGATATTTAA
- a CDS encoding CmpA/NrtA family ABC transporter substrate-binding protein yields MSTLDRLIPINAPSDADVSLGFIPLIDSAPFVIAKEKGFFEKEGVNVVLSKEASWASIRDKVAFNLLQGAHMLASMPLASGLGVGSAKVNIQTSFTVSQNGNGITVSNELYQLMSTETNNSNEIRNGKALKSVMAKKGKHEKPLKFAMVYPYSSHHYQLRDWLSRANIDPDKDVELIVVPPTKMIDFLKNSAIDGYCVGEPWNSLAVEQGIGHMIVTGYEIWGNTPEKVLGVNQNWANANSEQHDALIRALNTACEWVDDAANLEELLSVLSHPDYLNCPAEQLRYGFSAIKPSGQFDWPMEAYQKFSSDKINRPNTDYALWLLGQMNRWGQLPAVSSLLDFAINTFDDRVYCRALNINQPCKPYSLTGLLSESDWLKGVAEDKIRIHPDGIEFGFDYL; encoded by the coding sequence ATGTCGACCCTTGATCGTTTGATACCAATAAATGCCCCCTCTGATGCGGATGTCTCTTTGGGTTTTATTCCATTAATTGATAGCGCACCTTTTGTGATTGCTAAAGAAAAAGGCTTTTTTGAAAAAGAAGGCGTGAATGTTGTACTTTCAAAAGAGGCGTCTTGGGCGAGTATAAGGGATAAAGTTGCGTTTAATCTTCTCCAAGGAGCCCATATGTTGGCCTCCATGCCGCTCGCCTCGGGGCTTGGTGTCGGCTCCGCAAAAGTAAACATACAGACAAGTTTTACTGTCAGTCAAAATGGTAATGGCATTACAGTTTCAAATGAGTTGTATCAATTAATGAGCACTGAGACCAACAATTCTAACGAGATAAGAAATGGCAAAGCACTTAAGTCCGTTATGGCTAAAAAAGGTAAACATGAAAAACCACTGAAATTTGCCATGGTGTATCCATATTCTTCTCACCATTACCAATTACGAGATTGGCTTAGTCGTGCGAATATTGACCCGGACAAAGACGTTGAGCTTATCGTTGTTCCGCCGACAAAAATGATTGACTTCCTTAAGAATAGCGCTATTGATGGATACTGTGTTGGAGAGCCATGGAACAGTCTTGCTGTAGAGCAGGGTATTGGTCATATGATAGTGACTGGGTATGAAATTTGGGGCAATACACCGGAAAAGGTATTAGGTGTAAACCAAAACTGGGCCAATGCAAACTCAGAGCAACATGATGCATTAATTCGAGCGTTAAACACGGCATGTGAGTGGGTGGACGATGCCGCCAATCTTGAAGAGTTATTATCTGTGCTCAGCCATCCAGATTATTTAAATTGCCCTGCAGAGCAATTAAGGTATGGCTTTAGTGCGATTAAACCTTCAGGGCAATTTGATTGGCCAATGGAAGCGTACCAAAAATTTTCTAGCGATAAGATTAATCGCCCTAATACTGATTATGCCTTATGGCTTTTAGGACAGATGAACCGCTGGGGGCAATTGCCGGCTGTCTCTTCTCTATTGGACTTTGCTATCAATACCTTTGATGACAGGGTTTATTGTCGCGCCTTGAATATAAATCAACCGTGCAAACCTTATTCACTAACCGGGCTTTTGTCAGAGAGTGACTGGTTAAAAGGCGTAGCAGAAGATAAAATTCGTATTCATCCAGATGGTATAGAATTTGGTTTTGACTACTTATAA
- a CDS encoding ANTAR domain-containing response regulator produces the protein MHQKTSHSPLTVMLVDNEPARAAIVEQALIDNGYKVIRRLENTQHLTQAVQESLPDMIIIDIESPDRDMLENMSQLTKNNPRPIVMFAEEDKSASMEAAIRAGVSAYVVDGMQPNRFKPILQVAIARFREFQALKLELETVKTQLEDRKLIDKAKGLIMKHQGCDEAAAYTALRKLAMDRSQRMSEVALNVISVMDLIGGGK, from the coding sequence ATGCATCAAAAAACATCACACTCTCCTTTAACGGTTATGTTGGTTGATAATGAGCCTGCGAGAGCGGCTATTGTTGAGCAGGCTTTAATTGATAACGGTTATAAAGTGATTCGGAGATTGGAAAATACCCAGCACCTTACTCAAGCTGTTCAGGAAAGTCTTCCTGACATGATCATCATTGATATTGAGTCTCCTGATAGAGACATGCTCGAAAACATGTCTCAATTAACAAAAAATAACCCTCGTCCAATTGTCATGTTTGCTGAAGAAGATAAGTCAGCCTCTATGGAGGCGGCTATTCGGGCTGGCGTGAGTGCTTATGTCGTTGATGGCATGCAACCAAATCGCTTTAAGCCTATTCTGCAAGTCGCCATTGCTCGGTTCCGTGAATTTCAAGCCTTAAAGTTGGAATTAGAAACCGTTAAAACACAATTAGAAGATCGTAAGTTAATTGATAAAGCGAAAGGGTTGATTATGAAACATCAAGGCTGTGATGAAGCCGCTGCTTATACAGCATTAAGAAAATTAGCTATGGATAGAAGCCAACGTATGTCTGAAGTCGCTCTTAATGTAATCTCCGTAATGGATCTCATTGGAGGTGGAAAATAA
- a CDS encoding response regulator transcription factor, producing the protein MNINESVWKHWLTVAPSDKSLVRVLSMDELKRLLDESKPDNVEYCFIYLDHEHFHQMIESAITLRREYPSLKIITFPNKPSQTAGLRLLSQGINGQCSPYIGKKQLETVLSVVAMGEIWVGKSFIDQLITANSMDINIDDLASQESFELLSAKEREVAVYISKGLSNKQIASEMSISDRTVKSHMTNIFKKTNIKDRLGLSILVQKVHTVH; encoded by the coding sequence TTGAATATAAATGAATCTGTATGGAAACATTGGCTAACCGTTGCTCCTTCTGATAAGTCGCTTGTAAGGGTGCTATCAATGGATGAACTAAAGCGCTTATTAGATGAAAGTAAACCAGATAACGTTGAGTATTGTTTCATATATTTGGACCATGAACATTTTCATCAAATGATAGAGAGCGCTATTACTTTACGACGCGAGTACCCTAGTTTAAAAATCATTACATTCCCTAACAAGCCAAGCCAAACGGCCGGTTTGAGACTGTTGTCTCAGGGTATTAATGGGCAATGCAGTCCTTATATAGGAAAAAAGCAGCTAGAAACGGTTTTATCCGTTGTTGCTATGGGGGAGATTTGGGTCGGTAAATCCTTCATTGATCAACTGATTACGGCTAATTCGATGGATATTAATATCGACGACTTGGCTTCTCAAGAGTCGTTCGAGTTATTGTCTGCAAAAGAGCGCGAAGTGGCTGTCTATATAAGCAAAGGGTTAAGTAATAAACAAATAGCGTCTGAAATGTCGATTAGTGATCGAACGGTAAAGTCACATATGACAAACATATTCAAAAAAACCAATATAAAAGACAGATTAGGCCTGTCTATCTTGGTGCAGAAAGTCCATACAGTGCATTAA
- a CDS encoding HlyD family type I secretion periplasmic adaptor subunit, with amino-acid sequence MSYQLDKNKPLFVLLKEKMGHLFTFLSLYLKVKRKNMRSFFKRKIQYWLFLLPDDIQPFFTDFTKQKKCLYSSLEKTISRLISVVKGKVKQPFRVLEDPPSNKNEELNKIEQVDLDYLSNRNAAIMLRSPRGGRIILWSIFVFVFCGLLWAHYTELDEVTVGQGKVIPSSQVQIVQNLEGGILKEIHIEVGQTVEKNQLLMTIENTEALSSLRERQAEYVGLLVRAARLSAEATGERPNFDESTRINYPNVVMREMSLYENRRESLRANQTVFQQQVLQKEQEVIELEAKLNNLITSFELANEELRLTRPAFNEGAVSKVELLQLERQVNQMRGDMKATQLALPRAESALIEAKTKLIESDAKYRAEAQEDLTGVRSKLDQIAEVNVSLEDKVQRTQVRSQVKGIVKQLQINTVGGVIKPGQSLMEIVPLEDSLLIESKIRPEDIGFIKPGLNAVVKLSAYDFAIYGGLQGEVENITADTILDEEGNSFYIVRIRTDKNFLGTDLVPLPIIPGMQATVDVLTGKKSLLDYLLKPILKAQQNALRER; translated from the coding sequence ATGAGTTATCAGCTAGATAAAAATAAACCTTTATTTGTATTGCTAAAAGAAAAGATGGGGCATTTATTTACTTTCTTATCTCTTTATCTAAAAGTTAAAAGGAAAAATATGCGTTCATTTTTTAAAAGAAAAATTCAGTATTGGTTATTTCTTTTACCTGATGATATTCAGCCGTTTTTTACCGACTTTACAAAACAAAAGAAATGTTTATATTCTTCTCTGGAAAAGACAATTAGTCGCCTGATTTCTGTAGTGAAAGGAAAGGTAAAACAGCCATTTCGTGTTCTCGAAGACCCACCAAGTAATAAAAATGAAGAGCTTAATAAGATTGAGCAAGTTGATTTAGATTATCTCTCTAACAGGAATGCGGCCATAATGCTACGTTCTCCAAGAGGAGGAAGAATCATTCTATGGAGTATTTTTGTATTTGTTTTTTGTGGGCTTTTATGGGCTCATTATACCGAGCTTGATGAGGTAACTGTTGGTCAAGGTAAGGTGATACCTTCTAGTCAAGTCCAGATAGTACAAAACCTTGAGGGTGGTATTTTAAAAGAGATTCATATTGAAGTGGGTCAAACTGTAGAAAAGAATCAACTTCTAATGACGATCGAAAATACAGAGGCCTTATCATCTCTGAGGGAAAGGCAAGCTGAATATGTGGGTCTCTTGGTACGTGCCGCTAGGCTATCCGCTGAAGCGACAGGAGAAAGACCAAATTTTGACGAATCAACTCGGATAAATTACCCAAATGTAGTTATGCGCGAAATGTCATTGTATGAAAATAGAAGGGAATCTTTACGTGCTAATCAAACGGTATTTCAGCAACAAGTCTTGCAGAAAGAACAAGAAGTTATAGAACTAGAAGCGAAGTTAAATAACCTGATTACAAGTTTCGAATTAGCAAATGAAGAACTACGATTGACACGACCAGCCTTTAATGAAGGTGCGGTCTCTAAAGTTGAATTGTTACAGTTAGAGCGTCAAGTGAACCAGATGAGAGGTGATATGAAGGCGACGCAGCTTGCATTACCTCGAGCAGAATCGGCTTTAATTGAAGCGAAAACCAAGTTGATCGAGAGCGATGCTAAGTATCGAGCTGAAGCTCAGGAAGATCTTACGGGTGTAAGAAGTAAACTGGATCAAATTGCCGAAGTGAATGTGTCTCTGGAAGATAAAGTTCAAAGGACGCAAGTTCGATCTCAAGTAAAAGGGATTGTTAAGCAATTGCAAATCAATACTGTTGGCGGTGTTATTAAGCCAGGTCAAAGTTTAATGGAGATTGTACCGCTTGAGGATTCATTATTGATTGAATCTAAAATTCGACCAGAAGATATTGGTTTTATTAAACCGGGTTTGAATGCGGTCGTTAAATTATCGGCCTATGATTTTGCTATTTATGGAGGGCTTCAGGGAGAGGTTGAAAATATTACGGCAGATACTATTTTAGATGAAGAAGGTAATAGTTTTTATATTGTTCGTATCAGAACAGATAAAAACTTTTTAGGCACAGATTTAGTTCCTCTTCCTATTATTCCGGGAATGCAAGCAACCGTTGATGTGTTAACTGGTAAAAAGAGCTTGTTGGATTATTTACTCAAACCAATTTTAAAAGCCCAGCAAAATGCGTTAAGGGAAAGGTAG